The Falco rusticolus isolate bFalRus1 chromosome 5, bFalRus1.pri, whole genome shotgun sequence genome has a segment encoding these proteins:
- the ANKRD7 gene encoding LOW QUALITY PROTEIN: ankyrin repeat domain-containing protein 7 (The sequence of the model RefSeq protein was modified relative to this genomic sequence to represent the inferred CDS: deleted 1 base in 1 codon) — translation MKRFFGFGRKKKGQPAASGSAAKPFPTGAYELRLQELGKLHRAAARGDLGQVRQRLKKCGIDERDTAERTPLHLASANGHVNVVTYLVENKCKLNLTDSDNRSPLMKAVQCQQEECVAILLEHGANPHLADADGNTALHLAVRSPNTTVAGLLLEHNANIDARNKEGNTPLILAISERHEDIAEFLLQRGADVHARDHCERTPLMTAASGGQLNLIKVLLRYGADLFHKDSNGWTAEDYAVTHGYSR, via the exons ATGAAGAGGTTTTTCGGGTTcgggaggaagaagaaggggcAGCCGGCAGCGTCCGGCAGCGCCGCCAAGCCCTTCCCCACCGGTGCCTACGAGCTccggctgcaggagctgggcaagCTGCACCGTGCGGCCGCCCGTGGCGACCTGGGTCAGGTGCGGCAGAGACTGAAGAAATGCGGCATCGACGAGCGGGACACGGCGGAGCG GACACCTCTGCATCTCGCTTCTGCGAATGGCCATGTGAATGTTGTTACATATCTC GTAGAAAACAAGTGTAAACTAAATCTTACTGACAGTGACAACAGATCACCACTGATGAAG GCTGTACAGTGCCAGCAAGAAGAATGTGTAGCTATTCTGCTAGAGCACGGTGCCAACCCCCATCTGGCGGATGCTGACGGCAACACTGCCCTTCACCTTGCTGTCCGATCTCCTAATACAACCGTAGCGGGGCTGTTACTTGAGCATAATGCCAATATTGATGCTCGGAATAAG GAGGGAAACACTCCGCTTATTCTTGCTATCTCTGAACGTCATGAAGATATAGCAGAGTTTCttctgcagagaggagctgaTGTGCATGCTCGAGATCACTGTGAAAG AACCCCACTTATGACTGCAGCATCTGGTGGACAGCTTAATTTAATAAAAGTTCTTCTTCGATATGGTGCTGATCTTTTCCATAAAGACAGTAACGGATGGACAGCTGAGGATTATGCTGTTACTCATGGATATTCTAGGTAA